One Flavobacterium cerinum genomic window, TGGCATCCAGATTGTTTTCTGTAGAATTGTTAAACATGTTTTTGATATTATTTTTCCAGCCATCCCATTTTTTCTGATTTTGTAAGGCATCTTCCATTTGACGGATAGTATAACCGGATACCTGATCCTGATACGAACGCGTTAATAGTGAATATGGGTTAGAATCGGTGAAATAATAGGAAGAGGTACGTGTTTTAAAACCATCCAGCGCATCGTGTACCATTCCGGTATAACGAAGTCGGTTATAAGACGGTTCGTAGCTCGTGTACACCATTCGTGTCAGGCTACGTTCTACACCGCGTGCCCAGGATTCGATAACGATTTTATCAGCATCTCTGTAATTGTTACTGCTGCTCATACTCCAGTGCGAAGCATGTGTTAGCTCGTGAATGGTAGTGGCATAGGTGCGATAACGCGGATTTTGCGGATTAAAGATATGGATATGACTACCCAGACCTAAAAAGCGTCGCGCCGGATTAGCATTACCGTCGTACTCATTATTTACTTCATCTACAGCTTTAATCTTAAGCTGCGTTCTCCAGAAACCGTTTTGAGGTGGTCTTCTTAATCCTTGAATATTTTTGTAGTAGTAATGATGAGCAGCACGGAAAATAGTCGAGTAGTAGCTGTGAATACTGGTAGTTCCGTGGTGTACATCCCAGTTTCCGGTTTTTTTAGGACCATCCAGCTTTGCAGTTGAAAAGATCCATCCTTTACGGATTTCGAAATCATATCGCTCATATTTGTAGCTATAGTTAGCCGGGTTTTTAAACGTACCGTCACAGCTGTAATAACCAGCGGAATTTACAAATCCGACATGAGTGGTAAACCATCTTCTGGCCTCAACTTTCAGACCTTCCACACCGATAGTACCCAACAAATCGTCCTGCATTGTAATTCGTCCTGCCGGTCTCCATTTGCTTTTGGCTGCCAGTCCGTTTTCTTCTTCATAATTACCGGTTAAGAGTAAGGAACGGTCAACCAGTTCGTCAGCTGAAATTCCGTTTAAGATAACTGTAGAAGGGATTTCTCCTTTACCGTCTTCTATTTTTTCTTCATCCGGTATAAATAACTCTTCCAATATTTCATGTGGTACTTCCGGCATTGGTCGGTTAACCGGAACGGAAGCATATTGGAATCCGGGTTGATCTTCCGGAATGCCTTCGTCGCGATAAGTACTTAAATCAAATCCTTCAGGGAAAGAAACGTCCAGCGGGTAATTATAAAAAACAAGCGTGGAATCTTGTTTTAATAAAGCCATTGTTTCTTCGTTTTCAGGTCTGAACTTTACATAATAATGTGTGGTGGTGATTCCCGACATCTCTTTTGCCCGGTTAATATCACCATCTGTTAACAGATCTGCATAAGCTATTAACATGTTAGTAACGGAATACGGGTTTTGTAACTGTACCGCTTCATCCGGTAATCGCTGTCCGACAGCATTTGACTGCCCGGCTGAATCTTCTGTCCAGTCTTTTGTTTCACAGCTAACCATCAATAAAAGGGCAACTGTAAATACGCTTAGTAAAACTTTTTTCATTTTTTGTTTTTAAGGTTAATAGTAATGTTGCAACTCGTGTGGAATTCTGAAGATGTATGTACTTAAGTAATTTATTTGATATTTTTTTTAGGAATATCATGTTTATTCGCTTTTTGTGCTTTTTTTTAAAATTTTAAAGACGGGTAAAGCAATGGATAATGATCTCCTGAAAATGGATTTTAATGGTTTATTTTTATAAATACTTTAAAATTAATATGTTTAAAAATATATATAAATGTTATAGAAAAAACAATTGGTTGTTATTTTTGTGAATTCGATATCGCTTTAAGACTGGTTAATGGTTCAAAATGCGAATATTTTAAAAAATGCACTTGTTTTTTTTAATATCAAAAATATAGTGAAGTGTTGTAAATTATTTTTGTAGCTTTTTATTTGTTAAAAATATTTTGATTGTAAAATAAACCTACATTTTATAAATAAAAAGGGGCTAAGAGTTTGAAAAGTAATAAACGGAATGCAATAAAAAACCGTTCATTGAGAACGGTTTTTTATTATAACTGAAGACTTTGTTATTGTTGTTTTTCGACCGAATCGTAGCATAAATCGACAACATGGTCTAAGGCATCTAAAATAGCTTGTTTTCCTTCGGGTTGATTAACGTCGATTCCGCAAATCGTAACGCCGTTCATTTTAGCATGTAGGGATAGGTAATAAATTCCGCCGATTTGTAGTGCCATTAAAGCTCTGATGTTAACTTTAGCGTCTTTAAAATAGGGATCGGTGTATTTAAAAAACTCTTCACCGACTCTTTCACGTAGTTCTGCGATTTCTTTTAAAAGAGGAGTGAATTCGCTGAGTTCCCAAAGGATCATTTTTTGCATTTCAATATCTTCAAGGAAAGCTTCAAAATGGCCTTTTAAGAAATACTGACCATCCGTTCTGCTGACATGACTTGCAGTGATAATATCGGGAACTTTATCATCGTTAAATGAATTGGACCAATAATCCCGTTCCCGGATGTAAGTTTCAATAAGATTGTTAACGTCACCGAAATAAGCGTAAATCAATTTCCTGTCCAAACCGGCAACAGCAGCAATTTTTGCAACTGTAAGACCTTTATAACCTTCTGATTTTAGTACAACTCCCACGGCATCAATGAGTTTTCGCATCGTGCGGGCTTTTTCTTTAATCGGGCCCTGAGATACTTTTCTCTTTTTGGGTTGACCTTTATCGGGTTGCTCCTCGTTTTTCATGATAGTAGTTATTTGCCTTGCAATATCTGATTTTTTGTTCTAAAATTCAAGCCTATTAAGGCTTTATTGGCATGTTTTTGATTGATTATTGCTTATGGTTCACCACTTTTTGTTTGATTAGGACAGTGAAATCTGTAACGATTTAACGGAACAATAATACTAAAGGTACAAAAAAATTAACATAAATAACATACTGTTATTCGGATCATCTCTAAATTGCTAAAACAATTCATTTTTAACAGTAGGGAAATTCGCTATTATAAAAGAGAGATTCTTATTTTTGTAAAAAAGAACATTACTTTGAAAGTATATTTTTTGGGAACCGGAACTTCACAAGGTATTCCTATTATTGGAAGCGATCATCCGGTTTGTCTGAGTCCTGATATAAAAGATAAACGATTACGGGTTTCCGCTTTAGTAAGCTGGGACGATCATTGCTATGTTATGGATTGCGGACCGGATTTCAGACAGCAGATGTTGGCTGCCGATTGTCGTAAATTGGACGGTATATTATTTACGCACGAACATGCCGATCATACAGCCGGATTGGACGATATAAGACCTTTTAATTTCCGGCAAGGACCGATGCCGATTTATGCGCATAAACGGGTTATTGAAAGTCTTCAACGACGATTCGATTATATTTTTGAAACGGAAAACCGTTATCCGGGCGCTCCGTCGGTATTGGTTAATGAAGTAATCAATCATTCCGGATTTGAAATCGGCGGAAAAAAAGTGATTCCTATTAATGTATGGCACGCGGATTTACAGGTTTTCGGTTATAGAATTGACGATTTTGCTTATCTGACGGATGTTAAAACAGTTGATCCGGAAGAAGCTGAAAAACTTAAAGGGGTGAAAGTTTTAGTGATCAATGCACTTCGGATTGAACCGCATATATCCCATTTTAATTTGGAAGAAGCGCTGGATTTTATAAAATTTATTCAGCCTGAAAAAGCTTATCTGACCCATATAAGTCACCATATGGGATTTCATGAAGCGGTGCAACAAACCTTGCCTGAAAATGTATTTCTGGCTTACGATAATTTAGAAATAGAAATTTAATCCCTATGAAAAAAGCAATATTATATCTTTTTATCCTGTCTTTATTGTTTAATATTTTTCAGTATATGAATTCAACGAAAATACTGAAAACGCAGGAAAAAGAACTTGAAAGCGCCAAAACCAGAATTGGTAAGGTAAGAGATTCTCTGAACATCCTTCGGGAAGAAAAAAATGACAGCGATTTTTTCTCTTTGGATTATGACGATGACGCTCAGGAATATTTTTCGCAGTATGACGTAACTCAGGTTGCGGCAAAAGTTAAAGAGGATTTAGTAACATTAAACGATGATAAAACCGGAAATCGTTTGATACCCTATGAAGCGATTGACGGAAATAAGTTTTTTATCAATAAAATAAAAATTTTAAATCACCGTTGGATTATAGCCGACTTTTATAGCGGATCGGTTAGAGGACAAATTCTGTTAAAGTATTTCTATAATACGGACAAACCAACCGATTTTGAAAGAATAGACACAATTTTGTTCTCTAATACGGTGCAATAAAATGATTATTTTGTAAATTTAAAGCTTCAATTTAGCCTGATTACTGGGAATGGCCGGATTGAGAAACAAAAGATAACCGAATGAAAAATATTATTCCCTTAATAGTATGCAGCTTTCTTTTTGTATCATGTGATTTTATCATGAAAAAACATGATGATGAAAAAGAAGTTATCGTAAATCCGAAACCAATGGTATTAGGAACCGACAGAGATGAACACGGTTGTGTCGGCTCTGCCGGCTATCGTTGGTCTGTACTTAAAAATGATTGTATTCGTGTTTTTGAAGAAGGCTTTCGTTTAAATCCTGTTAAAGAAACTACGGTTGATGAAGAGGAAGAAATTGAAGAGCCGATTATCAGTGGGTTTGTAACTTTTGAAAAAGACGGTGACCGCGCGGAATTGTTTTTACCGGACAAAGAGAATTCTGTAATTCTTACACGGGAAAAAGAAGGAAAACCGTATAATGGAGAAGGATGGACCTTAGAAACGGAAGGCGGACTTACATTAAAGAAAGAAGGGACTGTAAAATATAAAGGTGCCTTAACAGAAGAAAAACAAGTGACAGGAAGCGATAATCCTGAGCAATAAAATAAAAAAGTCCGGTTTTACCGGACTTTTTTATTTATAAAGTTTGCTGTAACCAGCTTTTAAAATCGTAAAAATTTTGTGGAGCAACACCATGTCCAACCGGATATTCTTTATAAACAACATCCAGTTCCAGTGCTTTTAAAAATTCCGGTGCTTTTCTGGCCCAATCTACCGGAATTACCTGATCTGCCGTTCCGTGTGAAATAAAAAACTTCAGCTTTGAAAGGTTGTTTTCAGTATAGCCGTTACTTAATATAGCCGGATTGATATAACCGCTTAATGCGACCACACGTTGAATTTTTTCCGGATCTGATAAGGCCACGGCATAACTCAAAATGGCGCCCTGACTAAATCCGATAAGTGTTACTTTATTTTTATCAATAGGATATGTTGCAATTAATTCATCAATAAATGTTGAAATTAACTGACGGGATTCAATTGCTTCATCATCATCCGAAAACTTATTGGCATCATTATCAAAATGAATACTGTACCAGGCATTACCGTACGGTGGCATCGGATGTGGTGCGCGGGCAGAAATGACATAATATTCTTCCGGCAATTCCGAAGCAAATGAAAACAGATCTTCTTCGTTACTGCCATAACCGTGAAGTAATAGTAATAGCGGATTTGTATCTGATTTAATTTTGGGTTCTCTAACGAGATGAAATAAGGATAAGCTCATTGTTATGCTAAATTTTTAAACCATTTTTGGAAATATTCACCTAAAATCGGAGTCGTTTTCATATCATTTTGAATAGCGCCCACAAGGCTGTACGCCCAAAGTACAAAAAAGAAAATAAAAAAGGCAGAGGAAACCATCCAACTGTCAGCATAACCCACAAAATAAGCCAAAACATAAAAGGTCAGATTGATTCCGAGTGCCTGACGAATATGAAAACCGGCAAATCGGGTTTTGGATTCCATGTTCATTGTTAAGGCGATAATTGTTCCGATAATTGTAAGATAGCTGATGATAGCAACTGTACGGCTTTGATCTGCATTGTTTTTCATTTTTTATTCCTTTACGATTAATTTTTCGTTGTTGTAAATTCCATACACTTTTCCTTTCATCGGTTGTCCGAGAAAAGCGGAATTTTTAGACTTCGAAAGAATATTTTCTTTAGTAAATTCCCAGTTACCTTCGGTTGTAAACAAACTCAGACTGGCTTTATGACCTTCTTTTATCGGATGCTTTTCGATACCGAATGTGTTTTTACCGGCGGTAAGTTTTGTTATAATTACATCGACAGGTAATACAGTTAATAAAGCTCCGAAAGCACTTTCCAGGCCTATTGTTCCGTTTTTAGCATTGTCGAATTCCATTTTTTTATGCTCAATATCTAAAGGATTATGATCGGTAGTAATCATGTCGATAGTACCATCTATCACACCGGCAATTAATGCTTGTCTTTCTTTTTCGTCTCGTAACGGAGGCGTAACTTTATAACGGGTGTCAAATCCGGATAATTTTTCATCGGTCATAACCAAATGATGGACGGCGACACTACAACTTACCTGTAGTCCTTTTGCTTTCGCTTCGCGTATTAAAGACACGGATTTGGCTGTGGATATTGTGGGAATATGTAATTTTCCACCGGTATATTCCAACAGAAACAGGTTGCGGGCAACATGAATTTCTTCGGCCAGTGCCGGAATTCCTTTTAATCCCAATCGGGTACCGGCAATTCCTTCATTAACGACTCCGTTCCCTTTTATTTTTTCATCCTGACAATAAGTAATAATAAGTCCGTTAAAATCCTGAGCGTATTGTAATCCGATTTTTAACAGATTGGCATTGTCCAGACTTTTATTATAATCGCCGAACGCAATAGCGCCGGCATTAGTCATATCAAATAATTCAGCAAGGTCATTTCCCTCACTATTTTTGGTCAATGCGCCTATTGGGTGTAATTGCGTAGCGGTATCTTTGGCTTTATACAATACAAAATTAACTTCGGTCTGATTGTCTACTACCGGAGCCGAATTAGGTTGTAGTGCAATATTAGTGAAACCGCTTTTGGCAGCCACATTTAAACCGTTGGCAATTGTTTCTCTTTCTTCAAAACCCGGTTCACCAAGTGATACGGAACTGTCAAACCATCCTTGAGAAACATGAAGATTATCGAATTCGATAACAGTAGCATTCTCTTCATTTGAAAGATTCGGGCCAATATTACGGATAATACCATCGATAATTTTCAGGTCCGTTTTCTGATTGTGATACGGACTTTCGGTATCGATGATCGTTGCGTTTTTAAGAATTACATTCATTTTACGAATTTTTGGATCAGTAGTTCTAGTAATAAAAATAGTAGTGTTGCGATAATAAAATACTTCCAGGCTTCACTGGCTGTTCGGGTCGAATGAATATCGTTGTAAACAGTGGCAATAGAGTCGGTTTTGGTATATTTATTAAAAATGTTTTCGTTTTGTAAGCTCAGATCACTTTCGGTTCGGGCATGATTAAAGCTGATGTTTTTTAAGCTGTTATTGCCTTTGGTGATGGCATAATTTCCGGATTGTTCCGGGTAATCGCCAAATGATAATTTAATCTTGTTGTTCAGAATTTGTTGTGTCGGAATAAAATCGGATTTTTCATTTTTCACCGTTACGACTTCATCTTTCGATAAAATTACGTCCAGTATCATGCTCTGATTGTCACCTATAGTAAATTCAGCTATTCCGGTTTTCGGATTGTTTTGCGCCATATTATAGAATGTAGGCACAATTAAAGGTGAATTCTGAAAATTACTGTTTGCCTTATTTATCGGAGCTGAAAACAAGTATAAAGTTCCTATTTTGTTGGTTACGGCACTTAAGAACGGACTTTGGTCTTCGTAACTTAAAATACGGGCCGAATTCCCGCCGACGGTAAAGGAAGTATTTACCTTCGGATACTGGAAGTTATCGGTTTTCTTTTCAAATACGGTTTGATATAACGGATGATTAAAAGCTATTTTAGTGACCTGACGGGATGTGTTTTGTAATGGTCCGATTTTAGAAATACCGAAATTACCTAAAAAACCGGTTAAATTCTGAACGGAAGTTTCCGCAGCCGGAATTAGAATAATTGTACCTCCTTTGTCGTAAAAAGCCTTTAATGTTGTGGTTAAAGCTTGTGGAATATCTTTTAACTCATTAAGTAAAATCGCATCCTGTTTGTCAAGTGTATTGTAATCTAGTGTTGTTAAAACCGTGCTTTTATAATTGAACTCATCCGATGTGTAGATACGGGATAAAAAAGCATTTTTATCAGCTTCGCCAATAGCCATCACATTGGATTTTTCCGGTTTGGATATACTGAAATAATAGGTATTATCATAGTTAAGACTGTTGTCTTCTAAAGCGACATAACCGTGAAAATCTTTTCTTGGAAGATTAAACAGAATTGATTTTTTGGGATTATCAAACGTAATCACTGTTTTGGCCACCAGATTGGTTCCGTTATAAACAGCCATCGGAACTTCGGATTGCAGATCACCGTAAGCGCTGACATCTACTTTGATTTCGTAAAAATCGTCTGAGTGCTGATTGATTACAACCTTGTCAATACTGGCGTTGTTTTTGTTTTCCGCTTTTGGAATGATACAATAGGTCGGATTTTGATCGTTAAGTTTATCGGTACTTTGCGTATTTTGGTTTACGGCATCGGTAATGATAACAATATCTTTAGGTACATCCTGTTTTTTAGCTTCAACCTTATTCAATAAAAAATCAAGTCGGAAGGGAGTCGCACTATACGATAAAGATTGTAGTTCTTTCTGAATCGAACGAATGTCGGTATCCCAAAAAGCTTCGGTATTGGTTAGTAATGAAAAACGTTGATTATCGGATGTGTTTTCAAGAAGATCCTGTACGGCTCTTTTTAATAATTCTCCGCGATTCCCTTTAGCCTGCATTGAAAAAGAATTATCAAGCAGGATGATCATTTCATTTCCTGTGTTTTTAGTGTCTTTTGCGTTAAAAAAAGGTTGGGCAAAAGCAAAAATCAAACAGGCCAGTAACAATAGCCGGGTACATAACAGCAACCATTTTTTAAGTTGGGAACTCTTTCGTGTCTGTATGCTGACTTCTTTCAGAAAACGGACATTGGTGAAGTATTCTTTTTTAAATCGACGCAATTGAAACAAATGAACCAGAATTGGTATAACCAATACGAATAGGAAATACAGAATTTCAGGGTGTTTAAATTGCATCGTATTTTAATGTTTGTCAAAAATAGTAATTAGTTTTTAGTTTTGGACATTACTTTTAAGACCAATTATTTCTTTTTTCTTTTGGCAGCTCTGTTTTTTTCGACAGCCCGGTTACGCGGTTTTGTTTTTCGCGGATTACGTTTTCCGGGACCACCAAGATTTACTTTTTTGTTTTTTTCTGATTTGTCGTGATAAGCACCGCCACCGTCTAGTTTTGTTCTTTTTAAAAGGAATTTTACTTTTTGTTTTTCTTTTTCAAATTCCAGTCGTTTTTCTTCAATTTTTACCGCATCCGGAATTGCCAGCATTTCCAGTTCTTTTTCCATCAATAATTCCGATTCTACCTGGAATTCTTCTTCTTTCGGATCAATTAAACTGATTGCGATACCTTCTTTATCGGCACGACCGGTACGACCGATACGGTGAATGTATTGTTCCGGAACTTCTGAGAACTGCATATTAACAACATGGGTGATATCCGAAATATCCAAACCACGAGCCATAATATCAGTTGTTACAATACCGCGAAGGTTACCTTCCTGAAATTCGGCCATTGTATTCAAACGGTAATTCTGTGATTTATTAGAGTGGATTACCCCAAATTGACCCGAAAAGTCTTCTTCAAGATGCTCCATAAGGATGTCGGCTACTTTTTTGTTGTTTACAAACACCAGAATACGCTCCAGGCTTTCATCTTCCGTCAATAAATGTTTTAATAAATTGACTTTGGTCAGGAAATTAGGAACATGATATCCGATTTGGTGAATTTTTTCCAATGGTGTTCCGGATGGAGCCAATGAAACTTCTTCCGGAAAATCGAAATAGTCGTCCAAAATCTCATCTACCTCATCAGTCATTGTAGCTGAAAATAAGATATTTTGACGTTTTGGTTTCATCATCGATAAGATGGAAGTAATCTGAAAACGGAATCCTAAATTCAGAATCTCATCAAATTCATCAATCACCAGTTTTTGCATTTCGTCAAAACGAACTACATTGTCAAGCGCCAAATCCATTAAACGACCCGGTGTTCCGACTAAAATGTCCACACCTTCATAAACGGATGTTTTTTGTGTATTAATATTAACACCACCATAAACACCCAATACGCGGACGGACATGTATTTGGATAGTTTTTCAACTTCTTCTGCTACCTGAACCACTAATTCCCGGGTTGGTACTATAATGACCACTTTAGGCGTGTGGGTTGGTGTAAATTTCCACTGTTTTAGAATTGGTAATAAATAGGCAAAAGTCTTACCGGTACCGGTTTGGGCAATTCCCATCATATCGCGTCCCGACATAATTACAGGGAAAGAACGCTCCTGAATAGGAGTAGGCGTTGTTAATCCTATTTCGTCTATTGCTTTTTGTAAGGATTTGGGAAGATTAAATTGCTCAAAAGTGCTCATACAGTGTCTATTTTCGGCAAAGATACGATATTTATTTTTTTATAGAATTCCGGATAAAAGGCGAAATAGCTACTCTTTTTTTTCTGCCGTAATTTTATAGGTACAACGGGTGCCGCCGGATAGCATATGATCAAGGCGCTCTACCTGAACTTTTTTTCCTAATACGGACTGAAATGTTTCCAGTTCTGATCGGCAAAAGCCCTGACAAACCGCAGCGGCAGCGCAAATAGGGCAATGGTTTTCGTAAAGAATAAAGTGATCTTCTTCCTGAACGTATCCGGCCATATAGCCTTCATTATTACGGATTTCGGAGAGTATTTGTATTCGCTTTTCTAAATCAGCAACACCGGAAACGGCTTCGATATACTTGTTTTTGACCTCATTGGTATGCGCTTCAATTACCGCATCCAACGCTTTTTCGCCTAAAATCTCTTTTGTTTTCTGAATGAGCTTAACCGTTAAATCGGCATGCGTATCCGGAAAACGGGAATTACCGAGCTGAGTAAGTGACCAGATTTGTTGTGGTCGGCCACGTCCTTTGGAGATCGATTCGGAAACGACTAAACCTTCGGAAGCCAATTTTAAAATATTAAAACGAGCGCCTTCTGTAGTAACGTCAAGCTCTTTTGCAAGTGCAATGATCGATAGTGGTCCCTTTGTTTTTAATAGCCAGAGTGCCCGTTCATGTTCCGGTAATTTAATTTTCATAATAAACAAAGTGATTATTTGGTTTATTAGGCAAAATTAGTACATTTGCTGCATAATAAAAAAGTAACGATTGTATTTTTACAGGATTAGTGCGAAATTCGCAGGAATAATGTAAGCAGTGACGATCATTTTATAGTGAAATATGACAGATGATTATAGTCCGATTGAAAATAAAGTAACGGCATCCGGAATCGTAAGGCTGGATTTACAGGAATATTGTCCGATAGTATCTTTTGCTGATTTTGATATTCGTCCTTATCTGTATGAGGAACTGATCATTATGGAAAAAAGTTTTAGAACGGCAATGGATGCTGTAAATTGGGGAG contains:
- a CDS encoding TetR/AcrR family transcriptional regulator gives rise to the protein MKNEEQPDKGQPKKRKVSQGPIKEKARTMRKLIDAVGVVLKSEGYKGLTVAKIAAVAGLDRKLIYAYFGDVNNLIETYIRERDYWSNSFNDDKVPDIITASHVSRTDGQYFLKGHFEAFLEDIEMQKMILWELSEFTPLLKEIAELRERVGEEFFKYTDPYFKDAKVNIRALMALQIGGIYYLSLHAKMNGVTICGIDVNQPEGKQAILDALDHVVDLCYDSVEKQQ
- a CDS encoding DEAD/DEAH box helicase gives rise to the protein MSTFEQFNLPKSLQKAIDEIGLTTPTPIQERSFPVIMSGRDMMGIAQTGTGKTFAYLLPILKQWKFTPTHTPKVVIIVPTRELVVQVAEEVEKLSKYMSVRVLGVYGGVNINTQKTSVYEGVDILVGTPGRLMDLALDNVVRFDEMQKLVIDEFDEILNLGFRFQITSILSMMKPKRQNILFSATMTDEVDEILDDYFDFPEEVSLAPSGTPLEKIHQIGYHVPNFLTKVNLLKHLLTEDESLERILVFVNNKKVADILMEHLEEDFSGQFGVIHSNKSQNYRLNTMAEFQEGNLRGIVTTDIMARGLDISDITHVVNMQFSEVPEQYIHRIGRTGRADKEGIAISLIDPKEEEFQVESELLMEKELEMLAIPDAVKIEEKRLEFEKEKQKVKFLLKRTKLDGGGAYHDKSEKNKKVNLGGPGKRNPRKTKPRNRAVEKNRAAKRKKK
- a CDS encoding alpha/beta hydrolase, producing MSLSLFHLVREPKIKSDTNPLLLLLHGYGSNEEDLFSFASELPEEYYVISARAPHPMPPYGNAWYSIHFDNDANKFSDDDEAIESRQLISTFIDELIATYPIDKNKVTLIGFSQGAILSYAVALSDPEKIQRVVALSGYINPAILSNGYTENNLSKLKFFISHGTADQVIPVDWARKAPEFLKALELDVVYKEYPVGHGVAPQNFYDFKSWLQQTL
- a CDS encoding hydrolase, with the translated sequence MKKAILYLFILSLLFNIFQYMNSTKILKTQEKELESAKTRIGKVRDSLNILREEKNDSDFFSLDYDDDAQEYFSQYDVTQVAAKVKEDLVTLNDDKTGNRLIPYEAIDGNKFFINKIKILNHRWIIADFYSGSVRGQILLKYFYNTDKPTDFERIDTILFSNTVQ
- a CDS encoding vWA domain-containing protein, producing MQFKHPEILYFLFVLVIPILVHLFQLRRFKKEYFTNVRFLKEVSIQTRKSSQLKKWLLLCTRLLLLACLIFAFAQPFFNAKDTKNTGNEMIILLDNSFSMQAKGNRGELLKRAVQDLLENTSDNQRFSLLTNTEAFWDTDIRSIQKELQSLSYSATPFRLDFLLNKVEAKKQDVPKDIVIITDAVNQNTQSTDKLNDQNPTYCIIPKAENKNNASIDKVVINQHSDDFYEIKVDVSAYGDLQSEVPMAVYNGTNLVAKTVITFDNPKKSILFNLPRKDFHGYVALEDNSLNYDNTYYFSISKPEKSNVMAIGEADKNAFLSRIYTSDEFNYKSTVLTTLDYNTLDKQDAILLNELKDIPQALTTTLKAFYDKGGTIILIPAAETSVQNLTGFLGNFGISKIGPLQNTSRQVTKIAFNHPLYQTVFEKKTDNFQYPKVNTSFTVGGNSARILSYEDQSPFLSAVTNKIGTLYLFSAPINKANSNFQNSPLIVPTFYNMAQNNPKTGIAEFTIGDNQSMILDVILSKDEVVTVKNEKSDFIPTQQILNNKIKLSFGDYPEQSGNYAITKGNNSLKNISFNHARTESDLSLQNENIFNKYTKTDSIATVYNDIHSTRTASEAWKYFIIATLLFLLLELLIQKFVK
- a CDS encoding helix-turn-helix transcriptional regulator, translated to MKIKLPEHERALWLLKTKGPLSIIALAKELDVTTEGARFNILKLASEGLVVSESISKGRGRPQQIWSLTQLGNSRFPDTHADLTVKLIQKTKEILGEKALDAVIEAHTNEVKNKYIEAVSGVADLEKRIQILSEIRNNEGYMAGYVQEEDHFILYENHCPICAAAAVCQGFCRSELETFQSVLGKKVQVERLDHMLSGGTRCTYKITAEKKE
- a CDS encoding MBL fold metallo-hydrolase gives rise to the protein MKVYFLGTGTSQGIPIIGSDHPVCLSPDIKDKRLRVSALVSWDDHCYVMDCGPDFRQQMLAADCRKLDGILFTHEHADHTAGLDDIRPFNFRQGPMPIYAHKRVIESLQRRFDYIFETENRYPGAPSVLVNEVINHSGFEIGGKKVIPINVWHADLQVFGYRIDDFAYLTDVKTVDPEEAEKLKGVKVLVINALRIEPHISHFNLEEALDFIKFIQPEKAYLTHISHHMGFHEAVQQTLPENVFLAYDNLEIEI
- a CDS encoding dihydroorotase, which gives rise to MNVILKNATIIDTESPYHNQKTDLKIIDGIIRNIGPNLSNEENATVIEFDNLHVSQGWFDSSVSLGEPGFEERETIANGLNVAAKSGFTNIALQPNSAPVVDNQTEVNFVLYKAKDTATQLHPIGALTKNSEGNDLAELFDMTNAGAIAFGDYNKSLDNANLLKIGLQYAQDFNGLIITYCQDEKIKGNGVVNEGIAGTRLGLKGIPALAEEIHVARNLFLLEYTGGKLHIPTISTAKSVSLIREAKAKGLQVSCSVAVHHLVMTDEKLSGFDTRYKVTPPLRDEKERQALIAGVIDGTIDMITTDHNPLDIEHKKMEFDNAKNGTIGLESAFGALLTVLPVDVIITKLTAGKNTFGIEKHPIKEGHKASLSLFTTEGNWEFTKENILSKSKNSAFLGQPMKGKVYGIYNNEKLIVKE